From Candidatus Methylacidiphilales bacterium, one genomic window encodes:
- a CDS encoding hydroxyacid dehydrogenase, producing the protein MNNEKAKQRHSKNKSRRKAPVGGFFGFDRCLDLAYPGDLRTRLSRSIKLVEPELDLENWLEHPDITEQIEILFATWNMAVMDEKFLARFPKLRAVFYAAGSVKGWATEEAFDRGIRISSAWAANAIPVAEYTLAVILLSLKRFWHHANDCRMRHVWRHQSDVPGVYSSVIGLISLGAVARTVAWKLADHEVEVIAYDPFVSPAQAKKLGVKLLPLEEVFRRADVISLHTPWLPETENLVNERLLRLMKPASTLINTARGAVICEPDLCRVLAERSDITAILDVTQREPLRPDSPLWTLENVILTPHIAGSMGNEITRMGHWMAGEGLRYTKGKPLQHEVTRPMLGRMA; encoded by the coding sequence ATGAATAATGAAAAGGCGAAGCAACGCCACAGCAAGAATAAATCCCGCAGGAAGGCTCCAGTAGGAGGCTTTTTCGGATTCGACAGATGCCTGGACCTGGCATATCCCGGCGATCTTCGGACCAGATTATCCCGCTCAATCAAGCTGGTGGAACCCGAACTGGATCTCGAGAACTGGCTGGAACATCCCGATATTACGGAGCAGATTGAAATTCTCTTTGCCACATGGAACATGGCCGTCATGGATGAGAAGTTTCTTGCCCGGTTTCCGAAGCTTCGGGCTGTCTTTTATGCTGCCGGATCCGTCAAAGGTTGGGCCACCGAGGAAGCGTTTGACCGCGGGATACGAATCAGCAGCGCATGGGCGGCGAACGCCATTCCGGTTGCTGAATATACATTGGCCGTCATTCTCCTCAGCCTGAAGCGCTTTTGGCACCATGCAAATGACTGCCGGATGCGTCATGTGTGGCGCCACCAGAGCGATGTGCCGGGTGTTTATAGCTCCGTGATCGGACTGATTTCCCTGGGAGCCGTGGCCCGGACTGTGGCGTGGAAACTTGCGGATCATGAGGTTGAGGTGATTGCCTACGACCCATTCGTTTCTCCCGCCCAAGCTAAAAAACTGGGTGTTAAATTGTTGCCTCTCGAGGAAGTTTTCCGTCGCGCTGATGTGATCAGCCTCCACACACCGTGGTTGCCCGAGACGGAAAATCTTGTGAATGAGCGCCTGCTGCGCCTGATGAAACCCGCATCCACCTTGATCAATACCGCGCGCGGTGCGGTTATTTGCGAACCGGATTTGTGCCGGGTGCTGGCCGAACGTTCCGACATCACGGCCATCCTCGATGTGACGCAGCGTGAACCCCTCCGACCCGATTCGCCTCTTTGGACCCTGGAAAATGTCATTCTTACCCCCCATATCGCGGGAAGCATGGGGAATGAAATTACGCGGATGGGACATTGGATGGCCGGGGAGGGGCTCCGCTATACAAAAGGCAAGCCTCTTCAACACGAGGTCACGCGCCCGATGCTCGGACGCATGGCATGA